One part of the Nostoc sp. PCC 7120 = FACHB-418 genome encodes these proteins:
- a CDS encoding NupC/NupG family nucleoside CNT transporter, producing the protein MERAISALGILVFIGISYAMSIRRDAVRWRTIAWGLGLEFVLALVILKTPWGLNVFRSLGDTVSHFLSFSDVGAKFVFGDNFKDHFFAFQVLPTIIFFSAFINVLYYYGILPRVVNGLAWVMMKTMKTSGSESLSCAGNIFLGPTESALMVKPYVAKMTQSELHAVMTGGFATIAGGVLGAYLSFGIPPEHLIAAFFMTAPTSLVVSKLLYPETEVSETASQAKMEGETGYVNVIDAAASGAIDGVKLAVNVGVMIIAFLGLLAVVNALIGWLGSYIGLPQLSLEWILSFIMAPVAFFMGVPWSDCAQVGALLGKKTILNEFLAYVDLGNLIKSGKISERAVIIATYALCNFANIGSIGITIGGITGMAPQRQHDLARMGVRSMIGGLLAGFITACIAGMLI; encoded by the coding sequence ATGGAACGTGCCATATCTGCTTTAGGAATTTTAGTTTTCATTGGTATATCCTACGCTATGTCTATTCGCCGTGACGCAGTACGTTGGCGAACTATAGCCTGGGGTTTAGGTTTGGAATTTGTATTGGCGCTAGTGATTCTCAAAACACCTTGGGGATTAAATGTGTTTAGGTCTTTGGGTGATACAGTCAGCCATTTTTTATCATTCTCAGATGTGGGGGCAAAATTCGTCTTTGGCGATAATTTTAAGGATCATTTTTTTGCCTTTCAAGTACTACCGACAATTATCTTTTTTTCTGCCTTCATTAACGTCTTGTATTATTACGGCATTTTACCAAGGGTGGTCAATGGGTTGGCATGGGTGATGATGAAGACAATGAAAACTTCTGGTTCCGAATCTCTATCTTGTGCTGGTAACATTTTTCTAGGGCCGACAGAATCAGCACTGATGGTAAAACCCTATGTGGCAAAAATGACCCAATCAGAACTCCATGCGGTGATGACTGGAGGCTTTGCCACAATTGCTGGTGGTGTGCTGGGTGCTTATTTGTCTTTTGGAATACCTCCAGAACATTTAATTGCTGCTTTTTTTATGACGGCTCCTACCTCGTTAGTAGTATCAAAATTACTTTATCCAGAAACGGAAGTATCGGAAACTGCTAGTCAGGCAAAGATGGAAGGCGAGACTGGTTATGTCAATGTAATTGATGCGGCTGCTAGCGGCGCAATTGACGGTGTAAAGCTAGCAGTGAATGTGGGGGTAATGATTATTGCCTTTTTGGGGTTGTTGGCTGTTGTTAATGCCCTAATTGGATGGTTGGGGTCTTATATTGGTTTACCACAATTATCTTTAGAGTGGATTTTGTCTTTTATTATGGCTCCTGTAGCGTTTTTTATGGGTGTACCTTGGAGCGATTGCGCGCAAGTGGGGGCGCTACTGGGTAAGAAAACAATTTTGAATGAGTTTCTGGCTTATGTAGATTTGGGAAACTTAATCAAAAGTGGAAAAATCTCTGAGAGGGCAGTGATTATTGCTACCTATGCTTTGTGTAACTTTGCCAATATCGGTTCAATTGGGATTACGATAGGCGGTATTACTGGAATGGCTCCTCAACGTCAACATGATTTAGCCCGGATGGGTGTTAGAAGCATGATTGGTGGATTGTTGGCAGGTTTTATTACCGCTTGTATTGCCGGAATGTTAATTTAA
- the cobS gene encoding adenosylcobinamide-GDP ribazoletransferase, whose product MVKLLLLNLLASIIFYTNIPLPYINGLDFQRVARLVPTVGLIIGGILGLFDGGMNYLGMPVLTRSALVVVLWIFITGGLHLDGAMDTADGLAVGDPERRLEVMADSATGAFGAMSAIAILLLKTSALTEIGEYRWLVLMAACGWGRWGQQVAIACYPYLKATGKGAFHKQAIRSYKDLLPGLCLMFAISGLFWLVNNHHLLISVVVLIAGSAIATLTAAWFNHKLGGHTGDTYGAVVEWTEALFLCVLTILT is encoded by the coding sequence ATGGTGAAGCTGTTGTTATTGAATTTATTGGCAAGTATTATATTTTACACAAATATCCCTCTGCCTTATATTAATGGCTTGGATTTTCAACGAGTGGCGCGGCTAGTCCCTACGGTGGGGTTAATTATTGGGGGGATTTTAGGGTTATTCGATGGAGGCATGAATTATCTGGGTATGCCCGTATTAACTCGTAGTGCCTTGGTGGTGGTACTGTGGATTTTTATCACTGGGGGGTTACATTTAGATGGGGCGATGGATACGGCTGATGGTTTGGCTGTGGGTGACCCAGAACGGCGGTTGGAAGTGATGGCGGATAGTGCTACAGGTGCATTTGGAGCTATGAGTGCGATCGCTATATTATTACTAAAAACCTCTGCCCTCACAGAGATTGGGGAATACCGTTGGCTAGTATTAATGGCTGCTTGTGGTTGGGGACGTTGGGGACAACAAGTGGCGATCGCCTGTTATCCTTATTTAAAAGCCACTGGTAAAGGCGCATTCCATAAACAAGCTATTCGCTCATACAAAGATTTATTACCCGGATTATGCTTGATGTTTGCAATCAGTGGCTTATTTTGGCTAGTAAATAACCATCATCTATTGATATCAGTAGTGGTGTTAATTGCCGGGAGTGCGATCGCTACTTTAACAGCTGCATGGTTTAATCACAAATTAGGCGGACACACCGGCGACACCTACGGCGCAGTCGTCGAGTGGACAGAGGCTTTATTTCTCTGCGTACTCACCATACTCACATAA
- the csx18 gene encoding CRISPR-associated protein Csx18: MSASVTKKLVRYRSWIVAIVNAAVTWVILIIAPLGLFAVIICTVGVFLASLLVGEISDRLLFKLLRNIQRDVIQANRETDSLDVGLSSYLDLPTEQKTEKQE, from the coding sequence ATGTCTGCATCTGTCACAAAAAAATTAGTCCGATATCGTAGCTGGATTGTAGCTATAGTCAATGCGGCGGTGACTTGGGTGATTTTAATTATTGCGCCCTTGGGTTTGTTTGCGGTGATTATTTGTACAGTGGGGGTATTTTTAGCTAGTTTACTAGTTGGTGAGATATCCGACAGGCTGTTATTCAAACTGCTGCGAAACATCCAGCGCGATGTTATTCAAGCCAACCGAGAAACTGATAGCCTGGATGTGGGGCTATCCAGTTATCTAGATTTACCCACAGAGCAGAAAACTGAAAAACAGGAATGA